Genomic segment of Psychrobacter sanguinis:
TTTGTTGACGATAATAGGCACCATGCCGATTTGTTTGGCAAACGCGGTCATCGCATCAAATACATTAGGGTCAGTATCGGCATGTGACATAATTTCGGCAAGATTGCGCTTCCAAATCTCATTGGCAAAATGCATCATCAAAAACTTAGCAGGACGGTCGGTAAAGTTGACCAAATCACTGGGCAACATGGTAGATGAGTTACTGACAAATACGGTTTTTTCGGGTGCGGCAGCTGAGGCTTTTTGATAAAAATCTTTTTTGATGGCGACATCTTCAGGCACCGCTTCAATCAACAAGTCTGCGTCTTTCAAGGCGGCGCTTAAGTCTGAGCTATAACGCAAGTTTTGCTCAGCCTGTTTGGCTTGTTCGCTTGTTTCGCCCAAATCATCCTGATGACGTTTGGCGATATCGGCAAATTTGGTTTTGGCTTTATTGAGCACCTCGTCATTGATATCATACACAATGACTTTAAAACCATGAAACGCCGCTTGTACGGCGATTTGATAGCCCAAAACACCACTGCCTGCGACTGTGATATGGGTAAAATTAACAAGAGGATTCGACTCTGACATACAATACTCCTAGATTAACAGGCAAATACGCAACTTTATTTTTGGTATTATCGTATTTGCTAATCACTATGTTTAATAGCATAGGTTTAATGGCATAAAAAGGTAAAAAACCGTTAGCCCAGTCACAGGCTAACGGTTGTTGAATGATTGAGGGCGATGTGGTTTTTCACCCAATGGGTGAAATTTTACCTCAAACAATGCCCCCATAACCGCCCCGCTACTGGTTTTTTGCCAAATTTAAAGGTTATAAAAATCTTTATCAAATGCCTGTTTTAGATTGGTTGGCTCGGCACGTTTTTTATGATTTAAACGATGGCGCGTGGTCGAGGCGGTTTGATAGGCACGCAGGCGCGCGTGCTGCAGATTACCAATCGGACGGTTGGCTTCAATACAGCGAAACGGGGTAAATGACAAATGCTCCATGATGTCAAAGTTACCGTCATCTGGCACATCTTGGCAAGGGATGGTAAGTTTTGCCACTGTCACAAATGGCGCGTCTTTTTCATCCCATTCTTTGGTCAAGTCATTGATGGGTTGGTCTTTTAAGTTACGGCACAGCTGGATTTGCACATCAAACTCATAATCATGCTCACGGATTTCTTGTAAAATCAGAGGACGAATCGCCTCGTTAGTGGCGTTGACATCAAGATCACGGCGTTTGATTTTGGCTTGTGATGCTTTGGTCGGGGCGACACGGATTTTTGCCATATAGTCGCCATGACGCACCGCCCCTTGTGAGTAAAAACTGTATAACAAGGTATTTTGCGGTTTGATGGTTTTATATTTACTAAAAGCCCTAAAAGTCTTGAGGGATTCTTTGGATGGCAGTTTTGTGCCATTTTGGGTAAGCCAGTCAAAGGCAAATTTGGCTTGACCTTTCGCCCCTTTGGCAAAATAATCATTTAATTGTAAAAATAGTCGTGAAATATAACTATAGTCTTGGATAGTATTACAAAAGAAAATAGGAAAATTAATCAGATTGTAGTCAAAGTTTGGGCTATCTTGCTCATCTGGCAGTAATTTTTCGCCTTTGACACCAAAGACTTTAATCGCCAACCCTTGAGAAAGTCCCAACTTGTTGTCGGCAGCCACACGAGATGAGCCGTTAGAAAAACGAATCACCGCTTCATGACGAGCGGGTTTGGCATAGATACCTTGGGCATATTCTTTGGGCAGTTTTGGTAAAATCTCAAAGTTGGCTTTTAATGCACAGTAGCCTTTGGCATGGGCGTCTCGGGTGTGATAGTTGATTTTGCTAACGGTGTCTGATTTGCCGATATAGTCACGAATATCTGCGGTGATTTGGTCGATGGCTTTTTCATCGTCGCTAGTGAGCTGGTCGATGGCTGGGTCAAACTTGGCATAACGACGACCGAATAATTTATTTAACATGATGATTGTCCTTTGTTATTTTCATTATTTCATAAGGTTAGCAGTACTAAAAACGCCTAACCTTTTTTATTTAGTTTTACGCTAATATGAATTTTCGTTAAGCTCACTAATCCATTTAAGTGCCGACAAGCTCGGTACAAAAAGATATTCACCGCCTTGCAGGGTATTAAATTGCAAAATATTGGTATGACGCTTACGAATTGGCTCATCGGGTACGGTGAACACATCGCTATCAGCGTCACTACCTGCGTGTACGCCTAGCATTGGGTCACGTTCTTCCCCAAGGTTCATAAAGTTACCGTCATTAATCCATTGGCTTTGCAAAAACTCAAGCGTGTCCATGGCATGCGCGTTGATACCGATAAAAAATAGACCCCGCTCTTGACCATCGTCTTGGGTCACGTTGGGTGGCACGATATCGCCATACGATACGCTACGACGGATAATACGATGAAGACGCACATCGCTTAGAATAAAGTCTTTGGTATTGCGGGGGTTCATACGGCGAGCATGGGCACCAAACGGGCAGCCTTTGCCATAGGGATCGTCCGTGTAGTCAAATTTATTGTTTGCTACATTGTCTTTGCCTAGGGCTTCATCATCGTGATCTGGGCTTAGGGTGATGGGGGCACCCGAACGCCAGCGACCAAACATTTTTGCCCCCAATTTATCGGCTTTAGCTGGGTCATTGTCGCTTTGTTCAAGGCAATAGCGGTGAAAGTCAGCCACATTACTGCGGTATTTTCGCAGTACCATAAACGAGCCGTTTTTTCCCAATACTTCAGGCTGTGGCATGGGAGGTACCACGCCCGCTTCACCTTTATAACCTAACACAAATTCACCCGCCGCAATCGGACGTTCGGTGTTATTTTCAAGGCTGATACCACTGCCATCAACTTCTGGGTTACTGATGCCATCGCGATAACCAAACACGTTTTTGACCTCACCATCTGCGCCAAAATCATGTTCCACTAAGATTTCGATGGCGTTACGGCTGGTATCTAGATAAGGGGCAAACGCCTGTTTAAGTTCGTCAAGTTTGGCTTGCCATTTTTCTTGGCTATCGGCAATCACCGCGCCGCAAATATGAATATCGCCTTTATCACCAAATGGCGCAAGCCAGTTACTCGGGTCATTATCGCCTTTGTCACCCAAGATATCTGAGCGACCTGCCATACCTGTTTTGAAATTTTCTGGGAAAGAATCAAGCGAGCTTTGCGGTAAGCCCAAGGCTTTTAGCCCCTCATACGTCATCACAATGGTCAAATTAGCATCCATATCTTTTTGGAAATTTTTTGAGCCTGTGACGTTTGGTAATACCGCTTTTAGTAATTCACGACCCGCGTTACTATCATTGACTTTTAGCGCGACAAGCGTGCCATAGTAAGGCGCAGGGCGGTCATGTAAGATGATGGCTTGAATATCCTCAAGCTCCATCGTGGCGATATTGGGATAGATAGCGTTCGTTGCCCGTGTGGTGACGCTGTGCAGCTGCGTGCTGATTTTTTGTTTCGCTTCATGTACCCGTTCTTTGACACTGCCTTCTTCAGCGGGTGTATCGCTGTGTTCAAATTTGTCTTTAATGGCCTCTATGCCATGCTCGATACCATCCTGTAGATGGGTTTTTAATTTGCCAAGTAGGCTTTCATTCGCTGGGTTGTCGTTATTCATGGTCGTTCCTAGCAGAGAATTTCAAAAATTTGATGCTAAGAACCTGCTCACCATACACCACGCTAAATATCGTTTATGGTAAAAATCACGCAACAAATGGCTTTTGTATCGAAATTTTAACCTAAAGCTTGCCCATTTAGAGTACGCTTAGAATAGTACGCTGATAAAAGTGAGCTGATAAACGTGATATGGTGAATACAGGTTCTAAGTCGTCTTATTGGGCTTGTTCAATTGCTTTATTAATGCCACGCACGATTTTGTCATTACGCGCAATATCACGAACCGTCAGATGCGGTACACCCACATACCAACCGGTAGCGGTAATCTGATGGTCAAGGATAAATTGCTTGACAGTCGGGTCTTTAATCCCAGGCCAACCCTCTACATTGCCAAAAATCAAGTCCATGAGTTCTGGAATTTTGGTAGCAAAGTCATTGATGTAGGCGTCCCAATCGCCATCATAGGCGGTACAAAACAGTAGCTTGGTGTCATTGTCTAAAAACACCAACCGCAAATCATGCAAGGTGCCTACATTGGTCGCTCCTGCAAGATTGCCTTTGGTAATTTCTAAAATTCGTTTGATACGAGCTGCCCCATCTTTGGTTAAGGGGGCGATGGCGGTGAGTTCAGAAACTTTGCCTGATTTTAAGCCCTTTTCACCGGCGCTGGTCACAGAATGGTCATAGCCATCATTAGCGCCCTCTTTTAGGTTTGCCATGAGCATTTGGGCTTTTAATGCCACATCGTCTAATAAAGAAAGTTTTTCGTTGTTTTCAGTTGTCATATTTATTGCCCTTATAGTTGTTAGTTGATCATTAATTGAAGTGCTTGATTTAAATTTATTTATCTCATAGTTTTATTATTTAAAATTTAAATCCTTTTTATTATATAAGCCGCAAAAATTAAAAAGCGCTAAATTAACTTTTATCACCCATAAAATTACAAAACTAAACTATTGACTAAAAAATGACATACTAGAGACCGTAAAACTAACAGTGTTGGCTTAAAAAATTTTCATTACTATCAATAGGTTATTCACATCCCGAATATAACCTAGCTATAGAGAAGTCATTTTTCCTGTGTTGCATTTGCTAAAAAAGTTGGGATATTGACACCTTGATGATTAACTTTAGCAAAGTAGCTTGCTGGTCTAATCTCACCGTATAACTGGCTACCACTTTTTAAAACAAAGTCTATCAGTTAAAAGGTTTATCAGTTAAAAGATGTTTATCATGGCTAGGGTGGATTCCACACACCCTGTCGGATGATAGGTGTCTAATGATAGGTATAGACGAAGCGAAAAACGTGCTTTAATTAGCACGTTTTATCACATGACCCCTGCTGTCAATTCCGTACAGTTAAACTTGGGAGATTTTAGTTACCCAGCCTGACGATAATAATCAAACCACACCTGTCTTGGCGATTGATAGCCCAAACCCTTTTGAATCCTCGTCTGATTGTAGTACAGCTCGATATAACTGATAATATCATTGATGGCTGTGAACCTTGTTTTATAGTCTTGATGATATACCAGCTCATTCTTTAATGTGCCCCAGAAGCTTTCTATCGGAGCGTTATCGAAACAGTTGCCTTTGCCGCTCATTGAGCCTATAAATTGATGCTGCTTAATGGTCTTGTGGTAGGCGTGACTGCAATACTGACTGCCTCTGTCTGAATGAACGATTAGCCCTTTGCTTGGACGTTTATTCTTGATGGCCATATTTAGTGCTTTGCAAACTAAATCTGCGGTCATACGCTTGTTAATAGCGTAACCGACAAGCTCTTTGGTGTATAAGTCTTTGACCCCTGCTAAGTACAGCCAACCCTCATTCGTCCAGATATAGGTGATGTCGCTGACCCACGACTCGTTAGGGCGCTTAGCATCAAACTTCTGATCCAGTACGTTTGGATAGACCAGCTTGTTGTGATTGGAGTCGGTGGTGACTTTAAAGCGCTTATGACGACGACATTTAATGCCGTGTTGCTCTTTGATGCTTCTTACCATATACAGGCTAATGTTATGGCCTTGCTCGCTTAGATGAGCATGCAGTCGATCTGCGCCATAACGTTCTTTCGTTTCATTGTGAGCCGCTTTAACCAGTAATTCAGACTGGTTGCGATGTATCTGTTGGTC
This window contains:
- a CDS encoding Dyp-type peroxidase encodes the protein MNNDNPANESLLGKLKTHLQDGIEHGIEAIKDKFEHSDTPAEEGSVKERVHEAKQKISTQLHSVTTRATNAIYPNIATMELEDIQAIILHDRPAPYYGTLVALKVNDSNAGRELLKAVLPNVTGSKNFQKDMDANLTIVMTYEGLKALGLPQSSLDSFPENFKTGMAGRSDILGDKGDNDPSNWLAPFGDKGDIHICGAVIADSQEKWQAKLDELKQAFAPYLDTSRNAIEILVEHDFGADGEVKNVFGYRDGISNPEVDGSGISLENNTERPIAAGEFVLGYKGEAGVVPPMPQPEVLGKNGSFMVLRKYRSNVADFHRYCLEQSDNDPAKADKLGAKMFGRWRSGAPITLSPDHDDEALGKDNVANNKFDYTDDPYGKGCPFGAHARRMNPRNTKDFILSDVRLHRIIRRSVSYGDIVPPNVTQDDGQERGLFFIGINAHAMDTLEFLQSQWINDGNFMNLGEERDPMLGVHAGSDADSDVFTVPDEPIRKRHTNILQFNTLQGGEYLFVPSLSALKWISELNENSY
- a CDS encoding catalase family protein; translated protein: MLNKLFGRRYAKFDPAIDQLTSDDEKAIDQITADIRDYIGKSDTVSKINYHTRDAHAKGYCALKANFEILPKLPKEYAQGIYAKPARHEAVIRFSNGSSRVAADNKLGLSQGLAIKVFGVKGEKLLPDEQDSPNFDYNLINFPIFFCNTIQDYSYISRLFLQLNDYFAKGAKGQAKFAFDWLTQNGTKLPSKESLKTFRAFSKYKTIKPQNTLLYSFYSQGAVRHGDYMAKIRVAPTKASQAKIKRRDLDVNATNEAIRPLILQEIREHDYEFDVQIQLCRNLKDQPINDLTKEWDEKDAPFVTVAKLTIPCQDVPDDGNFDIMEHLSFTPFRCIEANRPIGNLQHARLRAYQTASTTRHRLNHKKRAEPTNLKQAFDKDFYNL